In Vreelandella piezotolerans, one genomic interval encodes:
- a CDS encoding aspartate aminotransferase family protein: MSLHQDLIERDRKVTFHASTHLRDFAHGDAPGRVITGGKGINIVDKDGREFIDGFAGLYCVNIGYGRTEVAEAIYKQALELSYYHTYVGHSNEPQIELSERVLKIAGLNMSKVYYGMSGSDANETQLKIVRYYNNVLGRPQKKKVISRMRGYHGSGIASGSLTGLKAFHDHFDLPIDTIRHTEAPHYYLRAAEQHGMTEREFSAYCADKLEAMILEEGPDTVAAFIGEPVLGTGGIVPPPEGYWEAIQPVLDKYDVLLIADEVVCGFGRTGSDFGSHHYNMKPDLITIAKGLTSAYQPLSGVIVGDKVWKVLEQGTGEFGPIGHGWTYSGHALGCAAGLANLDIIERENLVGNAAETGGYFQQQLKATFEGHPLLGDVRGVGLMAALEFSPDAKQRLHFDPALKVGPRVAAAALEENLIARAMPQGDILGFAPPLTINRGEVDEMIGRAKRAIDRVTDELVRAGDLKTGQQEAAFTI; encoded by the coding sequence ATGAGCTTGCATCAGGATCTGATCGAACGCGACCGTAAAGTCACCTTCCACGCCTCTACCCACCTGCGTGACTTCGCCCACGGCGACGCACCGGGCCGTGTTATTACCGGTGGTAAAGGCATTAATATCGTCGATAAAGATGGCCGCGAGTTCATCGACGGTTTTGCGGGTCTTTACTGTGTGAACATCGGCTATGGTCGCACTGAAGTGGCTGAAGCTATCTACAAGCAGGCGCTGGAACTCTCCTACTACCACACTTATGTAGGCCACTCCAACGAGCCGCAAATCGAGCTTTCCGAGCGCGTGCTGAAAATCGCAGGCCTCAACATGTCCAAGGTCTACTACGGCATGTCGGGTTCTGATGCCAACGAAACCCAGCTCAAAATCGTGCGTTACTACAACAACGTACTGGGTCGCCCGCAGAAGAAAAAGGTCATCTCGCGTATGCGCGGTTACCACGGCTCCGGTATCGCGTCTGGTTCGCTGACCGGCCTGAAGGCGTTCCACGACCACTTCGACCTGCCCATCGATACCATCCGCCATACCGAAGCGCCGCACTACTACCTGCGCGCCGCCGAGCAGCACGGCATGACCGAGCGGGAGTTCTCTGCCTATTGCGCAGATAAGCTCGAAGCGATGATTCTGGAAGAGGGCCCGGACACCGTTGCCGCCTTTATCGGCGAGCCGGTACTTGGCACTGGCGGTATCGTGCCGCCGCCGGAAGGCTACTGGGAAGCGATTCAGCCGGTACTGGATAAGTACGACGTGCTGCTCATTGCCGACGAAGTAGTGTGCGGTTTTGGCCGTACCGGCTCCGACTTCGGTAGCCACCACTACAATATGAAGCCTGACCTGATCACTATCGCCAAAGGCCTGACCAGCGCCTACCAGCCGCTGTCTGGCGTGATTGTCGGCGATAAAGTGTGGAAAGTGCTTGAGCAGGGCACCGGTGAATTTGGACCCATCGGCCACGGCTGGACCTACTCAGGCCACGCCCTGGGCTGTGCCGCAGGTCTTGCGAACCTGGATATCATCGAGCGCGAAAACCTAGTGGGCAACGCGGCTGAAACCGGCGGCTACTTCCAGCAGCAGCTGAAAGCGACGTTTGAAGGCCACCCGCTGTTGGGTGATGTGCGCGGTGTTGGCCTGATGGCTGCGCTGGAATTCTCTCCGGATGCCAAACAGCGCCTGCACTTCGACCCCGCGCTGAAAGTGGGCCCGCGTGTCGCCGCTGCCGCGCTGGAAGAGAACCTGATTGCCCGCGCCATGCCTCAGGGCGACATTCTCGGCTTCGCGCCGCCGCTGACCATCAACCGTGGCGAAGTGGACGAGATGATCGGTCGTGCCAAGCGCGCCATCGACCGCGTGACCGATGAGCTGGTGCGTGCGGGTGACCTGAAAACCGGCCAGCAGGAAGCCGCCTTCACGATTTAA
- a CDS encoding NAD-dependent succinate-semialdehyde dehydrogenase, giving the protein MTTLSTTLAKRLEDPRLFRQYAYVNGKWTHGEGGREEAVYDPATNEAIGHIPLLEAEQITAAVDAAEAAFVHWRALRADERCERLLAWYDLIQANREDLATIMTLEQGKPLPDARGEVEYGASFVRWFAEEGKRTYGETIPSHIPNASLGTIKEPVGIAAMITPWNFPLAMITRKAAAALAAGCPVIVKPANETPFSALALAELAERAGIPEGIFNVVLGEPAEVSKILCSEPRIRALSFTGSTRVGRLLIEQSANTVKRLSLELGGNAPFIVGPDMDPKEAAYAAVAAKFQTAGQDCLAANRILVHESIHDEFVAQFTERMAALTVGNGLHGEVDLGPLIHRQAVEKAAAIVDDAISQGATMVAGDQSQAPGDNFFMPVLLTGVTPQMKVWREENFAPVAGITAYSSDDEVIEMANDTEYGLAAYIYTHDIRRIWKLMRALEYGMVSVNSVKMTGPPVPFGGVKQSGLGREGGATGIDEYLETKYYCLGALGSVSGS; this is encoded by the coding sequence ATGACCACACTATCGACCACGCTTGCTAAACGCCTGGAAGATCCGCGCCTGTTCCGGCAGTACGCCTACGTGAACGGCAAGTGGACCCATGGCGAAGGTGGCCGCGAAGAGGCGGTATACGATCCCGCGACCAACGAAGCCATTGGCCATATTCCGCTGCTGGAAGCAGAGCAGATTACCGCTGCTGTGGATGCCGCCGAAGCGGCGTTTGTCCACTGGCGGGCACTGCGCGCCGACGAGCGTTGCGAACGCCTGCTGGCCTGGTACGACCTCATTCAAGCCAACCGCGAAGACCTAGCGACCATCATGACCCTGGAGCAGGGCAAACCGCTGCCCGATGCCCGTGGTGAAGTAGAGTATGGCGCAAGCTTCGTGCGTTGGTTCGCGGAAGAGGGCAAGCGCACCTACGGCGAGACCATCCCGAGCCACATTCCCAATGCATCGCTCGGCACCATTAAAGAGCCGGTGGGCATTGCCGCGATGATTACGCCGTGGAACTTCCCGCTGGCGATGATCACCCGCAAAGCCGCTGCCGCGCTGGCCGCAGGCTGCCCGGTGATTGTGAAGCCCGCCAACGAAACGCCGTTCTCGGCGCTGGCGCTGGCAGAACTCGCCGAGCGAGCGGGCATCCCAGAAGGCATCTTCAACGTGGTATTGGGCGAGCCTGCGGAAGTCTCCAAGATTTTGTGCAGCGAACCGCGTATTCGTGCGCTCTCGTTCACCGGCTCCACCCGCGTTGGCCGCCTGCTCATCGAGCAAAGCGCTAACACCGTGAAGCGTCTTTCACTGGAGCTGGGTGGCAACGCGCCGTTTATCGTCGGGCCAGATATGGACCCGAAAGAGGCCGCCTATGCTGCGGTAGCGGCCAAGTTCCAAACCGCTGGGCAAGACTGCCTAGCCGCTAACCGGATTCTGGTGCACGAATCGATTCACGATGAGTTCGTGGCCCAGTTCACCGAGCGTATGGCGGCCCTCACCGTGGGCAATGGCCTGCACGGCGAAGTTGATCTTGGCCCGCTCATTCACCGCCAAGCGGTCGAAAAAGCAGCCGCGATTGTGGACGACGCGATCTCCCAAGGCGCTACGATGGTGGCGGGCGACCAAAGCCAAGCGCCGGGCGACAACTTCTTTATGCCAGTACTGCTGACCGGTGTGACACCGCAAATGAAAGTATGGCGGGAAGAGAACTTTGCCCCCGTGGCTGGCATTACCGCTTATAGTAGCGACGACGAAGTGATCGAGATGGCCAACGACACCGAATACGGCCTGGCTGCGTACATCTACACCCACGATATTCGTCGTATTTGGAAGCTGATGCGCGCACTGGAGTACGGCATGGTGAGCGTCAACTCCGTGAAGATGACCGGCCCGCCCGTGCCCTTCGGCGGCGTCAAACAGTCCGGCCTTGGCCGTGAAGGTGGCGCTACAGGTATCGATGAGTACCTGGAAACGAAATACTACTGCCTGGGCGCGCTGGGTTCGGTATCGGGTAGCTAA
- a CDS encoding Lrp/AsnC family transcriptional regulator: protein MMKLDRFDLKILDILSRDGRITKSKLAEAINLSVSPCWERVKRLEKAGVIEGYTARINADVLVPRNPVWVQIELKQHNAESFARFEALVMQTPEVTECVAVGGGVDYLVKFEARTIDSYQRLMDKWLVSEVGIERYFTYIVTKTVKHQPIGIDPSAAL, encoded by the coding sequence ATGATGAAACTGGACCGTTTTGATCTCAAAATCCTTGATATCCTCTCTCGGGATGGGCGAATCACCAAATCGAAGCTGGCCGAGGCGATCAACCTCTCGGTCAGCCCCTGCTGGGAACGGGTGAAGCGCCTGGAAAAGGCCGGAGTGATCGAGGGCTACACCGCGCGCATCAATGCTGACGTGCTGGTGCCGCGTAACCCCGTGTGGGTGCAGATCGAGCTCAAGCAGCACAACGCCGAAAGCTTTGCCCGCTTTGAAGCCCTGGTGATGCAAACTCCCGAGGTGACCGAGTGCGTGGCCGTCGGCGGTGGCGTCGATTATCTGGTGAAGTTCGAAGCCCGCACCATCGATAGCTACCAGCGCCTGATGGATAAATGGCTGGTATCGGAGGTGGGCATTGAGCGCTACTTTACGTATATCGTGACGAAGACCGTCAAGCATCAGCCGATTGGCATCGACCCCAGCGCTGCGCTTTAG
- the doeB gene encoding N(2)-acetyl-L-2,4-diaminobutanoate deacetylase DoeB, with the protein MTLQPNQLRPSPISATVDFDADGVQHGFLKLPISTDESAWGAVMIPVTVVKNGEGPTALLTGGNHGDEYEGITSLLKLSSTLKAEDVTGRVIIVPCMNTPAVMAGKRTSPMDKGNLNRSFPGDPNGTVTSQIADYFTRVLVPMSDVVLDLHSGGRTLDILPFGASHVLDDKAQQQAALEGAKAFGAPYAMVMFELDAEKLFDTACERQGKVFVATELGGGGTSTPQSIAIAERGVRNFLIHYGLVEGSVEMPEGGQMYLDMPDASCYVQSQHSGVLELLVALGDEVKKGQTIAYVYDMTRSGTAPVAYKAERDGILMARRAPSLINMGDTLAVIADVVERLEA; encoded by the coding sequence ATGACGCTTCAACCGAACCAACTGCGGCCAAGCCCCATTTCCGCCACCGTTGATTTCGACGCCGATGGCGTGCAGCACGGCTTTTTAAAACTGCCGATTTCCACCGATGAGTCGGCTTGGGGCGCGGTGATGATCCCCGTCACGGTAGTAAAAAATGGCGAAGGCCCCACGGCACTGCTCACCGGCGGCAACCATGGCGATGAGTACGAGGGCATCACTTCGCTGTTGAAGCTCTCCTCAACGCTGAAAGCGGAAGACGTGACCGGGCGCGTGATCATCGTGCCCTGCATGAATACCCCAGCGGTGATGGCGGGCAAACGCACCTCACCCATGGATAAAGGCAACCTGAACCGCAGCTTTCCTGGCGATCCTAACGGCACGGTGACCTCGCAAATTGCCGACTACTTCACCCGCGTGCTGGTGCCCATGAGCGATGTGGTGCTCGACCTGCACTCTGGCGGCCGCACGCTGGATATTCTGCCGTTTGGCGCTTCCCACGTGCTGGATGACAAAGCTCAACAGCAGGCCGCCCTGGAAGGTGCCAAAGCGTTTGGTGCGCCTTACGCCATGGTGATGTTTGAGTTGGATGCCGAAAAACTCTTCGACACCGCCTGCGAGCGCCAAGGCAAGGTGTTTGTGGCGACCGAACTGGGCGGCGGCGGCACCTCTACGCCGCAAAGCATTGCCATTGCCGAACGTGGCGTGCGCAACTTCTTGATTCATTATGGTTTAGTAGAGGGCAGTGTAGAAATGCCCGAAGGCGGGCAAATGTACCTCGATATGCCAGATGCTAGCTGCTACGTGCAGAGCCAGCATTCGGGCGTATTAGAGCTGCTGGTGGCACTGGGCGACGAAGTGAAGAAGGGCCAAACCATCGCTTATGTCTACGATATGACCCGCAGCGGCACCGCACCAGTGGCGTACAAGGCCGAGCGCGATGGTATTCTCATGGCCCGCCGTGCGCCCTCGCTGATCAATATGGGGGACACCCTGGCGGTGATCGCCGATGTTGTCGAACGCCTGGAGGCGTAG
- the doeA gene encoding ectoine hydrolase DoeA (DoeA (degradation of ectoine A) is also called EutD (ectoine utilization D).) — translation MTEVSLPFTREEYANRLWKVRTEMAVRGIDVLIVSDPSNMAWLTGYDGWSFYVHQCVLVGLEGEPVWFGRRMDANGALRTCWIHPDNITYYPDYYVQNPDMHPMEYLAQSIMPDRGWHTGVVGMEMDNYYFSAKAYQSLLKELPHARFMDANALVNWCRAIKSPQEVAYMRVAAKIVEGMHSRILEVIEPGLPKSKLVSEIYRVGIEGFVDENGKVFGGDYPAIVPMLPTGKDAAAPHLTWDDTPFRSGEGTFFEIAGVFKRYHAPMSRTVFLGTPPTDFIRAESALLEGIEHGLAVAKPGNRTADIAMALGAAMDKYGFDRGGARCGYPIGISYPPDWGERTMSLRPSDETILQPGMTFHFMPGLWVDDWGLEITESILITEDGCETLANFPRQLFVK, via the coding sequence ATGACTGAGGTTTCCCTGCCTTTCACTCGTGAAGAGTATGCAAACCGCCTTTGGAAGGTGCGTACCGAAATGGCCGTTCGCGGCATCGATGTACTGATCGTCAGCGATCCCTCCAACATGGCGTGGCTAACCGGCTACGATGGCTGGTCGTTTTATGTTCACCAGTGTGTATTGGTAGGGCTGGAAGGCGAGCCGGTGTGGTTTGGGCGACGTATGGATGCCAACGGCGCGCTGCGCACCTGTTGGATTCATCCAGACAACATTACCTACTACCCGGATTATTACGTCCAGAACCCCGACATGCACCCGATGGAGTATTTGGCGCAGTCGATCATGCCCGACCGCGGTTGGCACACCGGCGTGGTGGGTATGGAGATGGATAACTACTACTTCTCTGCTAAAGCCTACCAAAGCCTGCTCAAGGAGCTGCCCCACGCACGCTTCATGGATGCTAATGCACTGGTCAACTGGTGCCGGGCGATCAAGTCACCGCAAGAAGTCGCCTATATGCGCGTGGCGGCCAAAATCGTCGAAGGTATGCACTCACGCATTCTAGAGGTGATCGAGCCAGGACTGCCAAAGAGCAAGCTGGTGTCTGAAATCTATCGCGTCGGTATCGAAGGCTTCGTGGACGAGAACGGCAAGGTGTTTGGTGGTGACTATCCAGCCATCGTGCCGATGCTGCCCACCGGTAAAGACGCTGCCGCCCCACACTTGACCTGGGACGACACGCCCTTTCGCAGCGGTGAGGGCACCTTCTTCGAAATTGCCGGGGTGTTCAAACGCTACCATGCCCCCATGTCTCGGACCGTGTTTCTCGGCACGCCGCCCACCGACTTCATCCGCGCCGAGTCGGCCTTGCTGGAAGGCATCGAGCACGGATTGGCGGTGGCCAAACCCGGTAACCGCACGGCCGATATCGCCATGGCGCTGGGCGCGGCGATGGACAAGTACGGCTTTGACCGCGGCGGCGCACGCTGTGGTTACCCCATCGGTATCTCTTACCCACCCGACTGGGGCGAGCGCACCATGAGTTTGCGCCCCTCGGATGAAACCATCCTGCAGCCGGGCATGACCTTCCACTTCATGCCCGGCCTATGGGTTGATGACTGGGGCCTGGAGATTACCGAAAGTATCCTAATAACCGAAGACGGCTGTGAAACCCTGGCGAATTTCCCCCGCCAGCTGTTCGTCAAATAG
- a CDS encoding 2-hydroxyacid dehydrogenase, protein MKIVVHIDDAAQWQDAIAQALPHADVVTSDAPPSERANADYLAVWKAPAHLFEEQTQLKGIINLGAGVDHLLKTPELPKDVPIVKLRDAGMSELMADYVLYGVLYFYRSMDRYAAQQSSARWQPQTVPDKANWPVGVLGLGAIGSYVASALQQAGFPVLGWSRTPKHINGVRCLHGEDGLNELLNQAQSVVTILPDTAATQHILNAERLAQLPKGASIINPGRGSLIDEQALLDALGHDGQPGHLRGALLDVFHEEPLPANNPLWQHPKVIVTPHMAAPTPLNDAIDQVISYLHAFEAGEPLATVNPDMGY, encoded by the coding sequence ATGAAAATTGTCGTGCATATCGACGACGCGGCCCAGTGGCAGGACGCCATTGCCCAAGCGCTACCCCACGCGGACGTCGTGACGAGCGACGCTCCCCCTAGTGAGCGCGCCAATGCCGATTACCTCGCGGTGTGGAAAGCGCCCGCGCATCTCTTCGAGGAACAAACCCAGCTGAAGGGGATTATCAACCTGGGAGCCGGCGTCGATCATTTGCTCAAGACGCCTGAACTACCCAAAGACGTGCCCATCGTCAAATTGCGTGATGCCGGGATGAGCGAGCTGATGGCCGACTATGTGCTCTACGGCGTGCTGTATTTTTATCGCAGTATGGATCGTTACGCTGCGCAACAATCCAGCGCTCGTTGGCAGCCCCAGACAGTGCCGGATAAAGCAAACTGGCCAGTCGGCGTATTAGGGCTGGGCGCCATCGGTAGCTACGTCGCCAGTGCACTCCAGCAAGCAGGCTTCCCCGTTTTGGGCTGGAGCCGAACGCCCAAGCACATCAACGGTGTGCGCTGCTTACATGGCGAGGACGGTTTAAACGAGCTACTGAACCAAGCGCAAAGCGTAGTAACCATTCTCCCCGATACAGCGGCTACCCAGCACATTCTTAACGCCGAACGGCTGGCACAACTGCCGAAAGGTGCCAGCATCATTAACCCAGGCCGTGGTAGCTTGATTGATGAGCAAGCACTGCTGGACGCACTTGGCCATGACGGCCAGCCAGGGCACCTGCGCGGAGCACTGCTGGATGTTTTCCATGAAGAGCCGCTACCGGCAAACAACCCGCTCTGGCAGCACCCTAAGGTCATCGTCACTCCGCATATGGCGGCCCCCACACCGCTTAACGATGCCATTGATCAAGTGATTTCGTACCTGCACGCCTTTGAGGCGGGTGAACCCCTGGCTACTGTTAACCCCGACATGGGCTACTGA
- a CDS encoding lysine exporter LysO family protein yields MLSGLLIVLLPLLLGYLVRVRSTRLLNLINRAVSGSVYLILLFMGVSLAGLENLGSQLSRLGGNALLLFTITTLFNLAALWWLSRRVRLSAGGSPVVKDAPTSKLAAMQGSLMLVGVVAAGVTAGLLLGPIVGEALFTTADWLAEWVLYLLLVLIGCQLRNSGMPLKQILLNRLGLAIAVTLAVSSLLAGLVAAPLLALSWNEGLAMASGFGWYSLSAILIGDQLGPLMGGVAFFNDLTRELLAFILIPLVIHRHTALAIGYGGATSMDFTLPVIQQHGGVACVPIAVVSGFILSLLSPPLTLFFLSLSG; encoded by the coding sequence ATGCTCTCTGGCCTATTGATCGTTTTACTGCCGCTGCTTTTGGGCTACTTGGTACGTGTCCGTTCGACCCGCCTGCTGAATCTGATTAACCGAGCCGTCAGCGGCTCGGTGTACCTGATTCTGCTGTTTATGGGCGTGAGCCTCGCCGGGCTTGAGAATTTAGGCAGCCAGCTCTCTCGTCTGGGTGGCAATGCCCTACTGCTGTTTACCATCACCACGCTGTTTAACTTAGCCGCACTGTGGTGGCTTTCTCGGCGAGTGCGGCTCAGCGCGGGCGGCTCTCCGGTAGTGAAAGATGCCCCCACCAGCAAACTCGCCGCCATGCAGGGCTCGTTAATGCTGGTGGGCGTGGTCGCAGCGGGTGTCACTGCAGGGCTGCTGCTTGGGCCTATAGTTGGCGAGGCGCTGTTCACCACCGCCGACTGGCTAGCCGAGTGGGTGCTGTATTTACTGCTGGTGTTGATTGGCTGCCAGCTACGCAACTCCGGTATGCCGCTGAAGCAGATTTTGCTCAATCGCTTGGGGCTCGCCATTGCGGTCACGCTGGCCGTTAGCTCGCTGCTAGCGGGCTTGGTAGCCGCCCCGCTGCTTGCGCTGAGCTGGAACGAAGGCCTTGCCATGGCCTCAGGCTTCGGCTGGTACTCGCTTTCCGCCATTTTGATTGGAGACCAGCTTGGCCCGCTGATGGGTGGTGTGGCGTTCTTCAACGACCTCACCCGCGAGCTGCTGGCGTTCATCCTGATCCCACTGGTCATCCATCGCCACACCGCGCTGGCGATTGGCTATGGCGGGGCCACCTCCATGGACTTCACCCTGCCCGTGATTCAGCAGCACGGCGGCGTGGCCTGTGTGCCCATTGCCGTGGTTAGCGGCTTTATCCTCTCGCTGCTGTCGCCTCCGCTGACTCTGTTCTTTCTTTCGCTTTCGGGTTAG
- a CDS encoding nucleoside recognition domain-containing protein translates to MLNGIWLSFFIAAFAASLWQWLVGGDSEVFARLVQSLFDMAKVSVDIILVLLGTMTLWLGFLSIAEKAGLIRLLGRVLDPLFSRLMPEVPRGHPAMGLISMNFAANILGLDNAATPIGIKAMHSLQSLNPSSETASNAQILFLVLNTSSLTLLPVTIFMYRAQQGADEPTLVFLPILLATSASSLAGLLAVAIMQRLKLWQPVVLAYLLAAALALGLLMTTLAGMSAQALAAASTLVGNLTLFSIVILFLMVGALRGVKVYDAFIEGAKEGLSFTITLLPYLIAMLVAVGVLRASGVLDAGLGGIRWLVEGIGWDIRFVDALPTAFVKPLSGSGSRAMMIETMNTFGVDSFPGLLAATFQGSTETTFYVLAVYFGAVGITRIRHGLGCALIADAAGITTAVFVCYWFFG, encoded by the coding sequence ATGCTCAACGGAATCTGGTTAAGCTTCTTCATTGCCGCCTTTGCGGCATCGCTCTGGCAGTGGCTGGTGGGTGGCGATAGCGAAGTGTTTGCCCGCTTGGTGCAGTCGCTGTTCGATATGGCCAAGGTGAGCGTCGATATTATCTTGGTGCTGCTGGGCACCATGACGCTGTGGCTGGGGTTTCTTTCCATTGCCGAAAAGGCAGGGTTGATACGACTACTGGGGCGGGTACTCGACCCGCTTTTTAGCCGCTTGATGCCCGAAGTGCCCCGTGGCCACCCGGCCATGGGGCTGATTAGCATGAACTTCGCGGCGAACATTCTCGGCCTGGATAACGCCGCCACGCCGATCGGTATCAAAGCGATGCATTCGCTGCAAAGTCTTAATCCCAGCAGTGAGACTGCCAGCAACGCGCAAATCCTGTTTTTAGTGCTTAATACCTCGTCGCTCACCCTGCTGCCCGTCACGATCTTCATGTACCGTGCCCAGCAAGGGGCGGACGAGCCAACGCTGGTCTTTCTACCGATCCTGTTGGCGACAAGCGCCTCCAGTCTGGCAGGGCTGTTAGCCGTGGCGATCATGCAGCGCTTGAAACTATGGCAGCCGGTGGTGTTGGCCTATCTGTTAGCCGCAGCACTCGCGCTGGGCCTGCTGATGACCACACTCGCCGGGATGTCCGCCCAGGCACTGGCGGCAGCGTCTACTCTGGTCGGCAACCTAACGCTATTTAGCATCGTGATACTGTTCTTGATGGTTGGGGCGCTACGCGGCGTCAAGGTGTACGACGCTTTTATCGAAGGGGCTAAAGAGGGCCTGAGCTTTACCATCACCCTACTGCCCTACCTGATTGCCATGCTGGTCGCGGTGGGTGTGCTGCGCGCCAGCGGCGTGCTGGATGCCGGGCTTGGCGGTATCCGCTGGCTGGTGGAGGGCATTGGCTGGGATATCCGCTTCGTGGATGCGCTGCCCACCGCCTTTGTGAAACCGCTTTCTGGCAGTGGCTCCCGTGCCATGATGATCGAAACCATGAACACCTTTGGGGTCGATAGCTTTCCTGGGCTACTGGCCGCGACCTTCCAAGGCAGCACCGAAACCACGTTTTACGTGCTGGCGGTTTACTTCGGCGCCGTGGGCATTACACG